A portion of the Pseudomonas synxantha BG33R genome contains these proteins:
- the pqqA gene encoding pyrroloquinoline quinone precursor peptide PqqA, translating to MTWSKPAYTDLRIGFEVTMYFASR from the coding sequence ATGACCTGGTCCAAACCTGCTTACACTGATCTGCGTATTGGTTTCGAAGTCACCATGTACTTCGCCAGCCGTTGA